The Vibrio sp. SNU_ST1 genome has a segment encoding these proteins:
- a CDS encoding peptidylprolyl isomerase translates to MIILHTNFGDIKVQLNEEKAPETSANFLQYCRDGFYDNTLFHRVIDGFMVQGGGMTSGLKEKTTRATIKNEANNGLANKVGTLAMARTMEPHSASSQFFINVNDNSFLNFRSESLDGWGYCVFAEVVEGMDIVNKIKGVSTGSMGMHQDVPLEEVIITGTTIEA, encoded by the coding sequence ATGATCATCCTTCACACAAATTTTGGTGACATCAAAGTTCAACTTAACGAAGAAAAAGCACCAGAAACAAGCGCAAACTTCCTACAGTATTGCCGTGACGGTTTTTACGACAACACGCTATTCCACCGTGTTATCGATGGTTTCATGGTTCAAGGCGGCGGCATGACTTCTGGCCTTAAAGAAAAAACAACTCGCGCGACTATCAAGAACGAAGCAAACAACGGCCTAGCGAACAAAGTGGGTACGCTAGCAATGGCTCGTACTATGGAACCGCATTCAGCGAGCTCTCAGTTCTTCATCAACGTTAACGACAACTCTTTCCTAAACTTCCGTAGCGAAAGCCTAGACGGTTGGGGCTACTGTGTATTCGCAGAAGTTGTTGAAGGCATGGACATCGTAAACAAGATCAAAGGTGTTAGCACTGGTTCTATGGGTATGCACCAAGACGTACCTCTGGAAGAAGTGATCATCACTGGTACTACAATCGAAGCTTAA
- the lpxH gene encoding UDP-2,3-diacylglucosamine diphosphatase, with amino-acid sequence MKTYFISDLHLAPSRQDITDCFLTFMKNEAVEADALYVLGDLFEFWIGDDDTSEFANSIRQTFIDLVNTGVPCYFTQGNRDFLVGKKFAKQTGVQLLDEVSTIDIYGQKAVVLHGDTLCTEDIKYLAFREKVHQPWLQWVFNRIPFFIKKKIVSKVQSDIKDDKQTKSLDIMDVTQQEVENVMTQHNVDLMIHGHTHRPDIHTFSANNCTKTRIVLGDWYTQGSVLVFTPQSFELQNREFSNRF; translated from the coding sequence ATGAAAACATATTTTATATCAGATCTACACCTTGCTCCGTCACGACAAGACATCACAGACTGCTTCTTAACCTTCATGAAGAACGAGGCCGTAGAAGCGGATGCACTCTACGTGTTGGGCGATCTTTTCGAATTCTGGATTGGTGACGACGATACAAGCGAGTTCGCGAATTCAATTCGCCAAACGTTTATAGACTTAGTTAACACTGGCGTACCTTGTTATTTCACACAAGGTAACCGTGACTTTTTAGTTGGCAAAAAATTTGCGAAACAAACAGGCGTACAACTTCTAGATGAAGTGTCAACTATCGATATCTACGGACAAAAAGCAGTGGTATTGCATGGTGATACTCTGTGTACCGAAGATATAAAGTACCTCGCCTTTCGTGAAAAAGTTCATCAGCCCTGGTTACAATGGGTCTTTAATAGAATTCCATTTTTTATCAAAAAGAAAATTGTCTCCAAGGTTCAGTCTGATATCAAAGATGACAAGCAGACAAAGTCTCTCGATATCATGGATGTAACACAGCAAGAAGTCGAAAATGTGATGACACAACACAACGTCGATTTGATGATCCACGGTCATACTCACCGTCCAGACATACACACCTTTAGTGCCAATAATTGCACTAAAACCCGTATCGTATTGGGTGATTGGTATACTCAAGGATCAGTTCTGGTGTTCACTCCGCAAAGTTTTGAACTACAGAATCGCGAGTTTAGCAATCGCTTTTAG
- a CDS encoding TIGR02647 family protein has translation MKYNAEHIADLNLLLQFDVSSAATGIKVHQEAAQETQDAVKRLFEKNLCTQPDGGYLTDEGIQMAERADKLLRVLN, from the coding sequence ATGAAGTACAACGCTGAACATATTGCTGATTTAAACCTCCTTCTTCAATTTGATGTAAGTAGCGCCGCTACTGGAATTAAAGTTCATCAAGAGGCTGCTCAAGAAACTCAAGACGCTGTTAAGCGCCTATTCGAAAAGAACCTTTGCACCCAGCCAGACGGTGGTTACCTAACAGATGAAGGTATCCAGATGGCAGAGCGCGCAGACAAGTTACTTCGCGTACTGAACTAA
- a CDS encoding ATPase, with the protein MRVNKVALTISMLFAISGCQSTPSEQTGANQTTNDNESTVEVRSFQSVQSVYSEWEAKLEEHAQLSLYAPENYNELLDAWDDAESIYADLLKDQTQLTKSYSIFSTLTYAEAFDEKIALIRSNYDSILVLKEKADRVLADSIVQMDYLKFLGADTMFASSYKRLYSEYSELFEYVLVDELEDAQEAQVEFLNNASLLEVKVAHKKYIEPLKDELEFLEDEDFDDVVPLTFAKAASQIALAESQVKASPREKSIIEDAVHAAEFELNHVRSVAHEVKVLASIKGDKFEQSVLNAENQLLSISRVVNDEDHRDVVLRLQSQKIVASVKTLKSSDMTASLKSEIEALTKQLAKLESENQKQVQKLAEATKHNELLDGQITKSDAHIKSLEELVDSLKSLGGKVTNESDSGAINPSFESSLGDAPLEQSSEEVIEPSV; encoded by the coding sequence GTGAGAGTGAACAAAGTAGCATTAACGATCAGTATGCTATTTGCTATCTCAGGTTGTCAAAGTACACCCTCAGAGCAGACAGGCGCGAACCAAACCACAAATGACAATGAATCAACAGTAGAGGTCCGTTCATTTCAGTCTGTCCAAAGTGTTTACTCCGAGTGGGAGGCTAAGCTTGAAGAACACGCTCAATTGTCTCTCTATGCTCCAGAGAATTACAATGAACTATTAGACGCTTGGGATGATGCTGAAAGCATTTATGCGGACTTACTGAAAGATCAAACACAGTTAACCAAGAGTTACTCGATTTTTTCGACACTAACTTACGCAGAAGCCTTTGATGAAAAAATCGCGTTGATTCGATCAAATTATGACTCGATCTTAGTGTTAAAGGAGAAGGCTGATAGAGTATTAGCCGACTCGATAGTGCAAATGGATTACTTAAAGTTTCTTGGTGCCGACACTATGTTTGCATCGAGCTACAAGCGCTTGTATTCAGAATACAGCGAGTTGTTCGAATATGTGCTTGTCGATGAACTTGAAGACGCTCAGGAAGCACAGGTAGAGTTTCTTAATAACGCGAGTTTGTTAGAAGTTAAAGTGGCACACAAGAAGTACATCGAACCTTTGAAGGATGAGTTGGAGTTCTTGGAAGATGAAGATTTCGATGACGTTGTTCCACTGACGTTTGCTAAAGCGGCATCTCAAATTGCTTTGGCAGAAAGCCAAGTGAAAGCCAGTCCCCGTGAAAAGTCGATCATTGAAGACGCAGTTCACGCTGCGGAGTTCGAATTGAACCACGTGCGCAGTGTTGCTCATGAAGTGAAAGTGCTCGCGAGCATTAAAGGTGACAAATTTGAACAATCGGTTTTAAATGCCGAGAATCAGTTATTGAGCATTTCACGAGTGGTTAATGATGAAGACCACCGCGATGTTGTATTGCGTCTTCAGTCTCAAAAAATTGTAGCGAGTGTTAAAACGCTGAAAAGCTCGGACATGACGGCGTCATTAAAGTCAGAAATTGAAGCTTTGACTAAGCAACTTGCTAAGTTAGAAAGCGAGAATCAGAAGCAAGTACAGAAATTGGCTGAAGCGACTAAACACAATGAGTTATTGGATGGGCAGATTACCAAGAGTGATGCTCATATAAAAAGCTTAGAAGAGTTAGTCGATAGTTTGAAAAGCTTAGGTGGTAAAGTTACCAACGAAAGTGACTCTGGTGCGATTAATCCTAGTTTTGAATCTAGCCTAGGGGATGCACCCTTAGAACAATCATCAGAAGAAGTGATTGAACCTTCGGTTTAG
- a CDS encoding YchJ family protein, which translates to MSLCPCGSKNTYQQCCESAHLHHSAVETPEQLMRSRYSAHVLGLVDYVVATYHPSCNAEAQREGIAESIDSDWVGLEVIDTAAGSHQDEGFVEFKAYFNEGTEQFCMQECSRFVREDGLWYYIDGTFPEQGNEQEEQEIDPRLNQTVESFKIGRNDPCICGSGKKYKKCCG; encoded by the coding sequence ATGTCTTTATGCCCATGCGGTAGCAAAAATACTTACCAACAGTGCTGCGAATCAGCGCACCTTCACCACAGTGCTGTTGAAACACCTGAACAGTTGATGCGCTCTCGTTATTCAGCGCACGTGTTGGGTTTGGTTGACTATGTTGTTGCGACTTACCACCCTAGCTGCAATGCAGAAGCGCAAAGAGAAGGTATTGCCGAATCTATCGACAGTGATTGGGTAGGACTAGAAGTCATCGATACTGCGGCAGGCTCGCACCAAGACGAAGGTTTTGTTGAATTTAAAGCCTACTTCAACGAAGGCACTGAACAGTTTTGCATGCAAGAGTGCTCGCGCTTTGTTCGTGAAGACGGTTTGTGGTACTACATTGACGGCACTTTCCCCGAGCAAGGAAATGAGCAAGAAGAGCAAGAAATTGACCCACGCTTAAATCAAACCGTTGAGAGCTTTAAGATCGGTCGTAATGATCCGTGTATTTGTGGCAGTGGTAAGAAATACAAAAAGTGCTGCGGGTAA
- a CDS encoding ABC transporter permease, giving the protein MQDIIDISWWQLLFFSSLLLLPITINHKLKLGLGKEASVSIIRMVIQLFLVGLYLEYLFTLNSLWVNLLWLFAMIIVGASSIVEKSRLPKNLLLAPIAVSLAVTCVPIVLFICFFIIKPTPIFNAQYLIPIAGMLLGNSLSSNIVALQNLFGAFETQKSEYEAAIALGASPSYAAAPFVRNAIQKAMSPIMASMATTGLVTLPGMMTGQILGGASPMIAIKYQLMIMLAIFVMMSCSLALALQLSLKTSLTKEGRVLAQIQPSK; this is encoded by the coding sequence ATGCAAGACATTATTGATATATCTTGGTGGCAGTTATTGTTCTTCAGCTCACTTCTCTTGCTACCCATTACCATCAACCACAAGTTAAAACTCGGCCTTGGCAAAGAGGCTTCTGTCAGCATAATTCGTATGGTTATTCAGCTATTTCTGGTTGGACTTTACCTAGAATACTTGTTCACCTTGAATAGCTTATGGGTCAATTTACTGTGGTTATTTGCAATGATCATCGTTGGGGCAAGCTCAATTGTTGAAAAATCTAGGCTCCCCAAAAACCTACTTTTAGCTCCTATAGCCGTTAGCCTTGCTGTAACTTGTGTACCTATTGTCTTGTTTATCTGCTTTTTCATCATTAAACCAACACCGATTTTTAACGCACAGTATCTTATCCCTATTGCAGGGATGCTGTTAGGTAATAGCTTAAGCAGTAATATTGTGGCATTGCAAAACTTGTTTGGGGCTTTTGAAACGCAGAAATCAGAGTACGAAGCGGCTATCGCTTTGGGCGCGTCTCCTTCCTATGCAGCCGCGCCTTTTGTTCGTAATGCGATACAGAAAGCGATGTCACCGATTATGGCCTCTATGGCAACGACAGGCTTAGTCACGTTACCGGGAATGATGACAGGACAGATCTTAGGAGGTGCATCACCGATGATCGCGATTAAGTATCAGTTGATGATCATGTTAGCTATCTTCGTGATGATGAGCTGCTCTTTAGCACTTGCACTTCAGCTCTCATTGAAGACATCTCTAACTAAAGAAGGCCGAGTTCTCGCGCAAATACAGCCTTCGAAATAG
- a CDS encoding YdcF family protein: MTEQSTAKKNPNIKLHRSVDTLWNFMSMGHKVAPSDCIFVLCSNDTRVAEYAAELYHQGVAPYIVFSGGVGRFTEGGVERSEAETFASIARDCGVPDLDIIIEKHATNTGENVRFTHELLAQRGLSPKRLTLVQKPFMEKRTYATFCKQWPDKTSEITVTSQWQNWDDYFNEELPMDMVLGALIADYERIKSYPEKGFQIEMPIPDDVDHAYQTLKNLGFE, from the coding sequence ATGACTGAGCAATCTACAGCTAAGAAAAATCCCAATATAAAACTGCATCGCTCAGTCGACACCCTTTGGAACTTTATGTCTATGGGTCACAAAGTTGCGCCTTCAGACTGTATATTTGTGTTGTGCAGTAACGACACTCGCGTTGCTGAATACGCAGCTGAGCTCTATCACCAAGGTGTAGCGCCTTATATTGTCTTTTCTGGTGGTGTGGGACGCTTTACAGAAGGGGGGGTTGAGCGTTCAGAAGCAGAAACGTTCGCTTCTATCGCACGAGACTGTGGTGTGCCTGACTTAGACATTATCATTGAGAAGCACGCGACAAACACTGGGGAAAATGTACGGTTTACCCACGAGCTACTGGCTCAGCGAGGATTATCACCGAAACGGCTGACTCTAGTTCAGAAGCCCTTCATGGAGAAACGCACTTACGCAACGTTCTGTAAGCAATGGCCTGACAAAACTTCCGAGATAACGGTGACATCACAATGGCAGAATTGGGATGATTACTTTAACGAAGAGTTGCCAATGGATATGGTGCTAGGCGCATTGATTGCTGATTATGAACGAATCAAATCCTACCCAGAGAAAGGCTTTCAGATTGAGATGCCGATCCCCGACGATGTTGACCACGCCTATCAAACATTGAAGAATCTCGGTTTCGAATAA
- the cysS gene encoding cysteine--tRNA ligase, which translates to MLKIYNTLTRQKEEFKPITAGKVGMYVCGVTIYDLCHIGHGRTFVSFDVVTRYLRYLGYDLNFVRNITDIDDKIIKRANENGESCDSLTERLIGEMHADFDALNMKRPDVEPRATEFITEIIELVEKLIQRGFAYVASNGDVMFEVKKFDEYGKLSKQDLDQLQAGARVDIDSAKRSPLDFVLWKMSKPGEPTWESPWGPGRPGWHIECSAMNSSILGNHFDIHGGGSDLQFPHHENEIAQSCCAHGTQYVNTWMHSGMVMVDREKMSKSLGNFFTIRDVLQHYDAETVRYFLMSGHYRSQLNYSEDNLNQARASLERLYTSLRGLDVTAAPAGGEEYVTRFSTAMNDDFNTPEAYSVLFEMAREINRIKTESIEKASALGALMRELADIIGILHQDPEAFLQGDAAGNDDEVAEIEALIKLRNDSRASKDWANADLARDKLNELGIVLEDGPEGTTWRRK; encoded by the coding sequence ATGCTGAAGATATATAACACGCTCACAAGACAGAAAGAGGAATTCAAACCAATTACAGCTGGCAAAGTCGGTATGTATGTCTGTGGGGTAACCATATACGATCTCTGTCATATTGGTCATGGTCGTACGTTCGTTTCATTTGACGTGGTAACTCGTTACCTGCGTTACCTTGGTTACGATTTGAATTTCGTTCGTAATATCACTGATATCGATGACAAAATCATCAAGCGCGCTAATGAAAACGGCGAGTCTTGTGACTCTCTGACTGAGCGTCTGATCGGTGAAATGCACGCGGACTTCGATGCATTGAACATGAAACGCCCAGATGTCGAGCCTCGTGCGACTGAATTCATCACAGAGATCATTGAGTTAGTAGAAAAGCTAATTCAACGTGGCTTTGCTTACGTTGCAAGCAACGGTGACGTGATGTTCGAAGTTAAGAAGTTTGACGAATACGGTAAGCTTTCTAAGCAAGATCTTGACCAGCTTCAAGCTGGCGCCCGTGTTGACATCGATTCTGCAAAACGTAGCCCGTTAGACTTTGTTCTTTGGAAGATGTCTAAGCCTGGTGAACCTACGTGGGAATCGCCATGGGGTCCAGGTCGTCCAGGTTGGCACATCGAATGTTCAGCAATGAACTCGTCTATTCTCGGTAATCACTTCGATATTCATGGTGGTGGTTCAGATCTACAGTTCCCGCACCACGAGAACGAAATAGCACAATCTTGCTGTGCACATGGCACCCAGTATGTGAATACTTGGATGCACAGCGGTATGGTGATGGTAGACAGAGAAAAAATGTCTAAGTCACTGGGTAACTTCTTCACTATCCGTGACGTACTTCAGCATTACGATGCAGAGACAGTTCGTTACTTCCTAATGTCTGGTCACTACCGTAGCCAACTAAACTACAGCGAAGATAATCTAAACCAAGCTCGTGCATCACTTGAACGTCTCTATACATCACTTCGTGGTCTAGACGTTACCGCAGCCCCTGCTGGTGGTGAAGAGTATGTGACTCGTTTCTCTACAGCGATGAACGATGATTTCAACACACCTGAAGCTTATTCAGTGCTGTTTGAAATGGCTCGTGAAATCAACCGTATCAAGACTGAAAGCATCGAAAAAGCAAGTGCACTAGGGGCACTGATGCGTGAACTGGCAGACATCATCGGTATTCTTCATCAAGATCCAGAAGCGTTTTTGCAAGGCGATGCAGCAGGTAACGATGACGAAGTCGCTGAAATCGAAGCGTTGATCAAACTGCGCAACGATTCTCGTGCTTCGAAAGATTGGGCAAATGCCGATCTTGCACGTGATAAGCTGAACGAGCTAGGTATTGTTCTGGAAGATGGTCCAGAAGGTACGACTTGGCGTCGTAAGTAA
- the focA gene encoding formate transporter FocA, translated as MNLNQFDSLLPPQMAERAADIGVGKATKDPIKSFLLAISAGIHIGIAFVFYTIVTTGAGDLPWGITRLLGGLAFSLGLILVVVTGGELFTSSVLTLVARASGKITWRTLVKNWTTVYVGNLIGALLLVACMLLTKQYMFDHGQVGLNAMAISQHKMHHDFIQAIALGIMCNVLVCIAVWMTFSGRTLTDKIAVMILPVAMFVSAGFEHCIANMFQVPLAIGIKTFAPAEFWTMTGANPADYVDLNMMDFLMNNLLPVTIGNIIGGGIFVGMWYWLIYLRD; from the coding sequence ATGAATCTAAACCAATTCGACTCATTATTACCGCCACAAATGGCTGAGCGCGCTGCAGATATTGGCGTAGGTAAAGCAACCAAAGACCCAATCAAATCTTTTCTCCTAGCGATTTCAGCTGGTATACATATTGGTATTGCGTTTGTGTTCTACACCATCGTAACCACTGGTGCTGGTGATTTACCGTGGGGTATTACTCGCTTATTAGGTGGTCTAGCTTTTAGCTTAGGCTTAATCCTTGTTGTTGTTACTGGTGGTGAACTGTTTACCAGCTCTGTGTTGACGCTTGTTGCTCGCGCAAGTGGCAAGATTACCTGGCGTACATTAGTTAAGAACTGGACCACGGTTTATGTCGGTAACTTAATTGGTGCATTGCTGCTGGTGGCATGTATGCTTCTGACTAAACAGTACATGTTCGATCATGGGCAAGTGGGTTTGAACGCCATGGCGATTTCCCAACACAAAATGCACCATGATTTTATCCAAGCTATCGCGCTTGGCATCATGTGTAATGTATTGGTTTGTATCGCGGTATGGATGACATTTAGTGGACGTACACTGACTGACAAAATCGCAGTTATGATTTTACCTGTTGCGATGTTCGTATCAGCCGGTTTTGAGCACTGTATTGCCAACATGTTCCAAGTCCCTTTAGCTATCGGTATCAAAACATTTGCTCCCGCAGAATTTTGGACAATGACAGGCGCTAACCCTGCGGACTATGTTGATCTGAACATGATGGACTTTTTGATGAACAACTTGCTGCCCGTTACCATTGGTAACATCATTGGCGGTGGTATCTTTGTTGGTATGTGGTACTGGTTGATCTACCTACGTGACTAA
- a CDS encoding thymidine kinase, translating into MAQMYFYYSAMNAGKSTTLLQSSFNYQERGMTPVIFTAALDDRYGIGKVSSRIGLQSEAQLFKNDTNMFEAIQKLNEEEKRHCVLIDECQFLSKEQVYQLTEVVDKLHIPVLCYGLRTDFLGELFEGSRYLLSWADKLVELKTICHCGRKANMVIRTDEHGVAIAEGDQVAIGGNDQYVSACRLHYKEALGK; encoded by the coding sequence GTGGCTCAGATGTATTTTTATTACTCGGCAATGAATGCGGGTAAATCAACAACGCTTCTTCAATCTTCATTCAACTACCAAGAACGTGGTATGACACCAGTGATCTTTACGGCTGCATTAGATGATCGCTATGGTATCGGTAAAGTGAGTTCACGAATTGGTCTTCAATCTGAAGCTCAATTGTTTAAAAACGACACCAATATGTTTGAGGCAATTCAAAAGCTCAACGAAGAAGAAAAGCGTCATTGTGTATTGATCGATGAGTGTCAGTTTTTGTCGAAAGAGCAGGTGTACCAACTAACAGAAGTAGTTGATAAACTGCATATCCCAGTACTTTGCTACGGTTTACGTACCGATTTCTTGGGTGAATTATTTGAAGGTAGCCGCTACTTGTTGTCTTGGGCTGACAAATTAGTAGAACTTAAAACAATTTGCCACTGTGGCCGTAAAGCCAATATGGTAATTCGTACAGATGAGCACGGTGTGGCGATTGCTGAAGGTGACCAAGTCGCTATTGGTGGCAATGACCAATATGTTTCGGCTTGCCGTTTACATTATAAAGAAGCGCTAGGTAAATAA
- a CDS encoding EAL and HDOD domain-containing protein — protein sequence MKYSYVARQPILDADKKTIGYELLFRDGPKNTFPEVEPELATSRLLSDHFLSTHYNTLGDKLGFVNFPYASLVNLVPTLFPKESLVVEVLEDCEPTDELLEAIITIYDAGYTIALDDFVPSKAWKRFLPYVSIIKFDIRLISIAKAAMFMNTLKELNIEFLAEKVETHEEYQEAIQAGFNYFQGYFFSKPEMIQTRALNPAFLTIVQLLKEIANDPINFAEVERLITLDMTMSYKLLSYVNSAGGSSTPIRSFHQALVYLGEQKLRKLVSLVAIASAKEDKPDSLYGLAVIRARQCELLVEKMNVKVEPGQAFLTGMFSLLDSLFDLPLVKVLDSVPIDDEIKQALIERKGILGAILAMVIAYEQARWDEATRIRKLLKLNEAELGQAYDEATSWAQDLLSPTLK from the coding sequence TTGAAATATTCATACGTAGCGCGTCAACCAATACTCGATGCAGACAAGAAGACCATAGGTTACGAGTTGCTATTTAGGGATGGTCCTAAGAACACTTTCCCTGAAGTAGAGCCGGAGCTCGCTACTAGCCGTTTGCTTTCCGACCACTTCTTATCTACCCACTATAATACATTGGGTGATAAGCTTGGATTCGTTAATTTCCCATATGCAAGCTTGGTTAACCTAGTCCCGACTCTATTTCCGAAAGAGAGCCTAGTTGTCGAGGTACTGGAAGACTGTGAGCCAACAGACGAACTGCTAGAAGCCATCATCACAATTTATGATGCGGGTTACACGATCGCGTTAGATGACTTTGTGCCCAGCAAAGCATGGAAACGCTTCTTACCCTACGTATCAATTATCAAATTCGACATACGTTTGATCTCAATCGCTAAAGCAGCGATGTTCATGAACACGCTGAAAGAGTTGAATATCGAGTTTCTAGCGGAGAAAGTAGAAACTCACGAAGAATATCAAGAAGCAATCCAAGCCGGGTTTAACTACTTTCAAGGCTACTTTTTCAGCAAGCCGGAGATGATTCAAACTCGTGCATTAAACCCTGCTTTTTTAACCATTGTTCAACTGTTGAAAGAGATAGCCAACGATCCTATCAACTTTGCCGAAGTAGAGCGTTTGATTACCCTTGATATGACAATGTCGTATAAGTTGCTCTCTTACGTAAACTCCGCAGGTGGCTCATCAACACCGATTCGTTCATTCCACCAAGCGCTTGTTTATCTTGGTGAACAGAAGCTACGTAAGCTAGTGTCACTGGTTGCTATCGCATCAGCGAAAGAAGATAAACCAGACTCACTTTATGGTTTAGCCGTGATACGTGCGCGCCAATGTGAACTGTTGGTCGAGAAAATGAACGTTAAGGTTGAGCCCGGACAAGCCTTTTTAACCGGCATGTTCTCGCTACTCGACTCCCTATTCGATCTGCCGTTAGTAAAAGTACTGGACTCAGTGCCGATCGATGATGAGATTAAACAAGCCTTGATTGAGCGCAAGGGTATATTAGGTGCCATTTTGGCGATGGTCATAGCTTATGAACAAGCTCGCTGGGATGAAGCAACGCGCATTCGTAAACTGCTCAAACTCAACGAAGCTGAGCTAGGTCAAGCTTATGACGAAGCAACTTCTTGGGCCCAAGACCTGCTGTCTCCTACTTTGAAATAG
- a CDS encoding NAD(P)H-binding protein — MASIFIVGAGWVGAPLSEHLEKHGNQVVVTKTTQAGADAIGNERIPCEVFSFDAKQPERSIGQLYSLLLENNTEIVIGSFPPGFRKGAGVEYADYWQQLTSACQKANVKKLIMVSSTTVYPTKPGVLYEQDASLTLSTSADEQASAFSDNARVMLQAEQLVMDSGIDYTILRFSGLIGPSRHPSRFASKLKQVSSQAPANMLHLDDAIGAVDFAINQLHNEVVNVTTPNTVSKAEFYAAALKSANSSEPLPPIVDTPDKLISSKKILGLGYSFKFDSTLDALHD; from the coding sequence ATGGCTTCTATATTTATTGTTGGTGCAGGATGGGTCGGTGCACCTTTATCTGAACATTTAGAAAAACATGGTAACCAAGTTGTGGTCACGAAAACGACCCAAGCAGGCGCTGACGCTATTGGCAACGAACGCATTCCTTGTGAAGTGTTCAGCTTTGATGCAAAACAGCCTGAACGCTCTATTGGCCAACTCTACTCACTCCTATTGGAAAACAATACCGAGATAGTTATTGGTAGCTTTCCTCCCGGCTTTAGAAAAGGCGCTGGTGTCGAGTACGCCGACTATTGGCAACAACTGACTAGCGCTTGCCAGAAGGCAAACGTGAAAAAGCTCATTATGGTCAGTTCGACGACGGTATACCCAACCAAGCCCGGAGTTCTGTACGAGCAAGACGCCTCACTCACTCTTTCAACTTCAGCAGACGAGCAAGCATCCGCATTTTCGGACAATGCACGCGTGATGCTTCAGGCTGAACAATTGGTGATGGATTCCGGTATCGATTACACCATTCTTCGCTTCAGTGGGTTAATCGGCCCTAGTCGTCATCCATCTCGATTCGCAAGCAAGCTAAAGCAGGTCAGCTCTCAAGCGCCAGCAAACATGCTTCACCTTGATGATGCGATTGGTGCGGTCGATTTCGCTATCAATCAACTTCACAATGAAGTCGTAAATGTCACCACACCGAATACAGTGAGCAAGGCGGAGTTCTACGCAGCTGCACTAAAAAGTGCCAATAGCAGCGAGCCACTCCCTCCTATTGTCGACACCCCAGACAAGCTGATCTCTTCTAAAAAAATCCTCGGTTTAGGTTACTCGTTTAAATTCGATTCCACACTGGACGCACTTCATGACTGA
- the torE gene encoding trimethylamine N-oxide reductase system protein TorE, whose amino-acid sequence MSDVNKIETGEKRSLEWKSFLFIAVVLFPILSVAFVGGYGFLVWALQVFVFGPPGAHGGM is encoded by the coding sequence ATGAGTGATGTTAATAAAATTGAAACAGGCGAAAAACGCTCGTTGGAGTGGAAGTCTTTCCTCTTCATCGCGGTGGTTCTCTTTCCAATATTAAGTGTGGCTTTTGTAGGCGGTTACGGCTTCCTAGTTTGGGCACTGCAAGTGTTTGTATTCGGACCTCCTGGTGCTCACGGCGG